The nucleotide window GTTGACCACCGTCTTGCCCCTTAAGATCGGGACTTTTTTCACCGGCCGGTCCAGGATCTCCCGGAAGCTGCGGGCGGTGTCCAGTATCATCGAGATCTCTTCTTTATTGAGAGACTCCAGGTCCAAAAGGTCTTTTTTACTCCACTTCATTGTCCTGCTCCTTAATGATTACCTGCTGCTGGCCGTCCTCCTCCACCGTCCGGACCCCGATGATCTCGGTGTGTGCGGTGGGCACGTTCTTGCCCACGTAATCGGCCTTGATCGGCAGTTCCCGGTGGCCCCGGTCTATCAGCACCGCCAGCTCTATCCGCTTGGGCCGCCCAAAGTCCAGCAGTTCGTCTATGGCCGCCCGCACCGTACGCCCGGTGTACAGCACGTCGTCCACCAGCACCACTACCTTGTTGGTCAGGTCAAAACTGATCTCGGTCTGATTGACCACCGGCTGGTGGGCTATGGTCTGCAGGTCGTCGCGGTAAAAGGTGATGTCCAGCGCGCCGTATGGCACTGGGGTCTTCTCAATATCACTCAGCGTTTTGGCTATGAACCTGCCCAAAGTGTCTCCCCGCCGCTTGATGCCCACGATTACCAGCTCGGACACTCCCTTATTGCGCTCCAGGATCTCGTGGGTTATGCGCATCAGGGCCCGCTCCATCTGCTGGTCGTCCATGATGACGGCTTTTTGCTTGGTCATGGTCCCTCCGTTGGTTATTTATTACCTGAAAAAAGCGTTAATTGTATCTTCCTGAAACAACAATCCGCGCAAACATTGAGTTTCAGGAGTATAGTCCTATAAATAATTTTGCAAACCAGTTGAATTATCGTGATCGAATGCTATCGATTCTTTTAATAATACCGTCTATGGTTGCTTTTGATATATACTCTGACGGAAGTTTTAGTATATTTCGGTTTTGCGATTTTACCA belongs to candidate division TA06 bacterium and includes:
- the pyrR gene encoding bifunctional pyr operon transcriptional regulator/uracil phosphoribosyltransferase PyrR codes for the protein MTKQKAVIMDDQQMERALMRITHEILERNKGVSELVIVGIKRRGDTLGRFIAKTLSDIEKTPVPYGALDITFYRDDLQTIAHQPVVNQTEISFDLTNKVVVLVDDVLYTGRTVRAAIDELLDFGRPKRIELAVLIDRGHRELPIKADYVGKNVPTAHTEIIGVRTVEEDGQQQVIIKEQDNEVE